The Sediminicola sp. YIK13 genomic sequence GCGCTTAATACGATATCCGGATCATCTTCACAAGCATAGATATCCAACCCCAAAAATTCATCCCTTAGCGTACAATCCAAAGCGGAGTCTTGATCATCATCCACAGAACTTCCAGTAAAGGTCAAGGAAAATGGTTCAGGATCCCCATCAAAATTAGTGTTGAAATTATTGATCAACAAGTAGTAGATTTCCCCAGCGGTAACATCCAACCACTCATCGTAGGTATTTTGGCTACCTGTTAAAAAAGGAGCTCCTTCCTGGCCGTTGGCCGGATTGACACCTATCCCCGTAAAATCGGTACTGTTAACCTCATAATTGCACCTAATAGGCTGTGCGGTTCCACTACTAATGGCTCCACAGTCCACATCGGGACCATAAAGCGCAAAATCCCATTCGGCTGTTGCAGAAAGCGCTTCTATATCAAAGCCAATCTGTCCGTCCGTACCAGCTCTAAATACATACCAAGAGGTGTTGTTTTCTATATTTGCAGATGCCACACTTCCCTTTTCCAAACATCCAGATTGACGTATGGTATCGGGGTCAAAATCGTCCACATCCCCACTGCCATCAGTCTCCGACAAGATAGGAGCATCGGCACAAACGGGAATGGCACTTCGACAATCAGGGGAATTCTGTGCCATGGCGCTCCCAGAAAACAGGAACCAAAAACACATTGAATAGAAAAGAATTCGCATAGATTATGGGGCTATCGTGATACAAATAATCAGTATAATAACTCCTACTACCCTGTTTTAGTATACTACATCCAAAAATTTATACACTTTATCGTCAAAAGGAAGCCCTGAGTAATTTTCTCTACCGTTTTAGAGAAAAGTGACTATCAATATATTTAGCGGTAGTGCGTTGCCCTCTAGCATCTACATAAGTGAGTTTAAACCAATAATCGGATGAAGGCAAACTTTTACCATTAATATCTCCGTTCCATCCCAGGCTATCCTTTGTCATCTGCCGCAATAGCTTCCCATATCGATCATAGATAAAGATCACAGGGTCTTGAAGGGCTTCAATACCAACAATACTCCATTCATCATTGACCGAATCGCCGTTGGGACTAAAAAATTTTGGGAATCCGACCACCACAATGGATTCCGAAACGGATCCGCAGCCTTTGAGATCATTAATGGTAACTACGTGGTCTCCTGGTATGACATTGGTGAAAATATTCCCAGCTTGAAAGGGTCCATTGTCAAGCTGATATTCAAACTCACCTTCAATATCTGTAATGATAGTAACCGTGTTGTTTTCCTGTACATCCTCAATAACAACATCTGTTATGGCCGGAGTTTTAGAAATAACAACAGCAATAGGTACGATTCGTTCACAAGGAAAACCATTCTCCTCACTGGTCATCGTCAGAATATAGGTACCTCCTTGTTCAACTTCAATACTGGAGGTTGTGGCCCCTGTATCCCATGAATAATTATAATTCATATTGGTATTGAGTTCGCCTATAACCACTGAAGTACTGTTCTCACATAAAAACAGTTCCGTTGGAAAGGTAATTTCCGGAGTTTGTAGCACCTGTAATTCAAATTGCTGTGCAACGTCAAAACATTCGGGATTGGCCAAGGATGTTGTTCTAACATAGATTGTTTCCAGGCCCACTCTTACAGGATATTCCTTTGGAAGTTGATTTACGCCATCAACCGCATCCGGCAAAGAATTATGGTAGCTCACCATAAAATCTGTTGCAGATTGACTTCCCAAAGCTTCTATGTCTTTTTGAAATAGATCATAAAAACCAAGATCTGAGCAGGTAATTTCATCGGTAACGGCAAAGGTTGTTGGCGCTGTAATAAACCCAATTTGTACATCACTAAATATCGTTTCTCCCGTGGTACTAACTTTTACCC encodes the following:
- a CDS encoding T9SS type B sorting domain-containing protein, producing MRRLTVLLWLPLLFGIQTVFGQVSPDCSEAIPICSNTPVNGGTNDYGIDDFNGAATTGCLETSLSGFIEDNSAWYRFRTSAAGQLGFNIGFDASEDWDFALYKASDCGSLGEPVRCNFFDNRDNLTNMGVGEDPTGNMESLLYDEWLEVTAGEDYYLLINNYSNSNSGFSIQFSGSIFETNPYDALDCSIITNLLGPPLVACDNESIVLDATTTGALQYEWFSDTGSGFDLLIGETGPTINVNTSAFYRVKVSTTGETIFSDVQIGFITAPTTFAVTDEITCSDLGFYDLFQKDIEALGSQSATDFMVSYHNSLPDAVDGVNQLPKEYPVRVGLETIYVRTTSLANPECFDVAQQFELQVLQTPEITFPTELFLCENSTSVVIGELNTNMNYNYSWDTGATTSSIEVEQGGTYILTMTSEENGFPCERIVPIAVVISKTPAITDVVIEDVQENNTVTIITDIEGEFEYQLDNGPFQAGNIFTNVIPGDHVVTINDLKGCGSVSESIVVVGFPKFFSPNGDSVNDEWSIVGIEALQDPVIFIYDRYGKLLRQMTKDSLGWNGDINGKSLPSSDYWFKLTYVDARGQRTTAKYIDSHFSLKR